The sequence tttagacatgtttaggttgcattttgcatacatgagtctctattaggtactggagtaccacatgaggttatttggagctcaaaagaggtgaaaaggtgaccattggacgaaccgagcataggagcgacctcccggagcgacatcacgaagtcgatgtgtcccacttctcagagcgaccttcctaaagcgacgccatgaagtcgctcgcgttctcattactccgaacagtcttagatgaccctggagcgacctctcagagcgacctaccaaggtcgctcccgatccagagcgacccgttggagcgacacaccaaagtcgctcgcgacctctcgcccggagacaccaaaaatcggccctggagcgacttcccggagcgacacctgcaagtcgctccgcgttattttgctgccgaaaatcatgatttctcaaggacctttttgcaatttattttggacgttttgcacttggaaaaacctatgttttaaacatcttttgcaGCCaccaggcagattatctttggatctattgagaaatacacaaaaactctcttgaaaagttcatctcttggatttcgattgttatgttcttgtgttattgttgatttcttatctatttctctacatgattaatctgaaatccaatatggatttaagaggaatcatgaagattagtgagtaatcaccttttgaattcatgggttagggagattaagggtgattaggttagagctaggatgttttagtgtagatcattcatatttccttgctagtagagtaatcataatgcatcttctgagttggccactcagttgttgatccttaggcatttctgacctgaaaggtgttcgatgaaatgcccgagacaactctcctaggcttttagtatactttgccaaagacatttgttgttaaagatgctaagatagctaatagacctgttagtaatgattgctttcatattattcaaccaaagacatttgatgtttgagatatgttagcaaatgagcattcatctagatatagagcttgcttagaattgtgtctaggcttaaggttgatagtttgattgatcatttgccatccttagttcgatacttgatcacccaaggtctaatccctatgcccatgagttctcttttcccttagtcaagaaagtatcattctgttattgctttctagtattagtagtagtttaaaacccatctaaatcattggttgcacttagattaagtgagtacttgcatcctcggtgctttgatatccctcagaactggttcgacaatcatttatactacaacatttgtcttaggagccttgaaaactcctaacatcataTTTAGCGGTTGTGAGATAGTTTAATATGTAGAGGTTAGAGGTCAGGTTGGGATTCTATACTACTTCGATGATATGAAATAGAATACACacatatttaaagaatatagtaaaaaaattatagaatatatagtttactgattaaggtttatatttattaattaggGGTTTGGGTATAGTATATAGCGGTTGTGAAAAAGTTTAATATGTAGGGGTTAGAAGTGAGGTTGGGATCCTATACTACTTCTAAATATAAGATTTAGTGATTaaggtttatggtttagtatttagaatgTTAGAGAGTATAGTTGGGATTAGCATTAACTTCTTCCATAAAATCATaaacatttcataatttcaccaatatatactatgttatttatttattttcattctaTTTGAATTTAAGGTCTATATTTGGTTTTAGAGTTTATTGATTAGGGGTTGGGGTGAGGTTGGGATAAGGTTTAGTATATAGAGGTTAGAGTTGGGTAATGTTTAGTATTAGGATATGTAGGTGATGTTATAATCTTATACTATTTCGGCAACGTGGAGTAGAATACTCAgtacatatgtatatacataatcACTAAACGTGTGACGTGAATGGCTTACTCTTCTTTCCTTTGAAATAATGTTAGACACACTTACCATATATTATAGAGATACATGGACACATCAAACATATTTTTACCAGATAATGGTAAAGAAGAAGGGTATAAACGGAAAAATTAGGATgtaaatgttaattttttttattatgtcaaaatcattgCTATTTACTTAATTTTTATCCTGGAATAGGGTATTCAGCAAATAAGCCATATATTCTACTATATAATTGTTTTGTCGGTTTTTTCTTTCGCTGTCTAAAAAAATTGGTTTGTCGGTACCACTGTATTAGGCCTACAATAGTTGTTTAGTCTTTCATATATTCTGAtcatattcaaataaaaatatcatgtGATGTCAAATTATTGTAACGAGGTCGTGACTAAAAAAGTCAAAAGTCAGAGTCAAAACTCCAAACCCATTTGCTGTCTTTGTATTATTAAACGCGGTTTCGGGttttaaaaagagaaaacgAAATTCTTTTGGAAAATATTTGACTATTCTTTGGAGAATTAAAAACAATTGGCAAATTGTAACCGCGATCTTCCGGGCCGCTTCCTTATTTTCAGTCATTAATCAGAGAGACCCTACTTCTCTTCTTGTAGCAATTTTcccaaaattatttaatttgtcGTTAGACATTCTACGTCAAAATTCATTTCTTGACAAATCTATCACTAATTCATTAATAGATATCAGCTAATTTTATTCATTTCCTGCACAGCAAACCTTTCTcagaaatataatatatgataaatGCGTATATATCTAAGTATCTAATGACATATCTGTAAAATCTAACAATTTTGAGATATgacagagtttttttttctctcttttctggCTAATTAATATTTACTATGTGGTATTTTTTTTCGTAAACTAAAACTAAActtttttcaaagaaaaaaactaattcaCTAATTCATTAATAGATATCAGCTAATTTTATTCATTTCCTGCACAGCAAACCTTTCTcagaaatataatatatgataaatGCGTATATATCTAAGTATCTAATGACATATCTGTAAAATCTAACAATTTTGAGATATgacagagtttttttttctctcttttctggCTAATTAATATTTACTGTGTGGTATTTTTTTTCCGTAAACTAAAACTAAActtttttcaaagaaaaaaactaaacatacccccccccccccctctcaAAAAACGATTTACCAAAATTTAGCTAAAGTTGATTAACttctaataaaatattactattTAACTCTCTTTTTTCCTTGTTCAATCACAATATTTATTCCACCTACAACCAACTATATAACGAGTTGACTTTTTCACAGAAATATTCAACATGtcaaataaaatcaattttatGTAATTCTAAATCCATTTAGTCCCAGTTTACACTTCCAAGTTATAACGTAATTGAAATACAAGATGGAGATAAAGGAGAGGAAAGTCAGACATAATAATATTAGATAAACTACCATACGCCTTAATGTCTTTTTTTTGgccaaaatcttttttttttttgaacaaagtcTTTAACATTTGGTATTTCGCATTAGCTCGGTTAGGTGCATTTGAAGCACCGACAGGACACGTGTCAAATTATTTCGatttcagaaataatttaatgttattttgtCATTAATTTAAATGCTATTGTTTCGAATTTAAAACCTTGAAGATAAAGCTGAACTCATTTGGACATTCGTACAAATAGTTTTAGTTAGATTCCGTCCAGACATTTATTTTGATTTCAATGTAGGTCATTACTAGTATTTACCAACTACTACTACGTagagaaattttgtttttgttttcttttgttttaaccGTAATTATCTGGTTTGGTTGGTAATCTGCTACTCTCTCGGTTTCGGATTAATTGTTGttctgaatttttatttaaacaaaactattaaattttatatttttatctctaattaatatattattttatatgactaagttaattaataaactaaagcatagataaaactgaaaaaaataataaataaatgcattgaaaaataaaacaatacttAAAAAGAATCAAATTTTGAACTCTAGAGTGAAAATTAATCTGAAACTAAAAAAGTATtgtataataataacaataagtttttaaaattaaatagtttaCCAATTATTCACAGTTATATGTTTTGCAAATTGTAAGATTCAATAAATTAGCCGTAATAATAAAATTCATTGATAatgtatttttcatttaaatctTGTTTCACTAACATAAatttatcccctatatattgcGTTCtagtattatttattatattgtgttaaacctaaattttagaaataatgtTGCAGCGTCCAAAAATTGTCTCATGGAATTATTCTTAGGTAGGTGTTTGAATGACAACTTATAGAATGTATTCTTTCCGtttcaaaaaaatgtatattctacagtttttagatttattaaaaatacacataaaattTAGACAATAAATGAATTGTTTTATGCGTTTAACTATTTCCTATAATTTTAACCAATCAAAGTTGAGTAAATACAATTActgtctttttaaaaaaatatatcattctGAAACAGAGTTAGTATTCACTTTCAAAATTTGTCCTTAgaatttgttttgtaatttcgaagaaaaaaaaaaactctctgaCTTGTAGTATTATATAAGCTCTTACCACCATCCCAAGAAGGCAAGAACACATCAacgactttttttttgtcttttaatttaaatttttttttcttctattatcTCTTAGTTTCGGTTTCATCGGTAAAAGAAAATATactctaatcaaataaataatattttttgtaatatagATTAATATCAGAGagctaaataaaaaaagtacTATGAATTAAAATGTGAATTATTATCATACTACAAAGGTAGTTTTCATGACACTCTTTTGACGTTGAATGTCTCGTGACCTGGCAAATACATGAAAGAAACCAAAAAATTTTATGCTTATTTTAATAAACAAAGCAAAAAAGATAAATGGAAagacaaaaataaaagtttttgcTTTGAACGTGTGCTATTCTGCACCCATCTATATAACAGAGGAGACGGCAATGGCTTCTCTATGAACTTGTAAACCTTACTCTTGAAGACTCCTCTTTTACACATTTCTCTACGTGAATAAGAATCTGAAGAGACATTTCTCAAGGTAAAGCTTATTTTCTTCATATAATTAAGTTTCATTTccaagttcaaaaaaaaaattaagtttcaTTTCCCTACAAATTATTAGATATTTCTGAGTTATTCCATCTTTTGGATAATAATTTCTTCCATCTTGCTCGACCAACTAAAGATCTTCTATTACATATTGATCTTAGCTTAGATTCCCTTATCCAACCATAGCTTTTTAGATATGTTTTCAAGTTCCTAAATGATTATTCAGATTATCACTTATCAACTGTGACTTGTGAGTGATCTTGGAGTTTAATGTAGCAGTCGTATAGTTTGTGATGCAGAAatcttaattttgtttttgtctcaGTCTTATCATTTCATTcaagtaaatttttttctataaaccAAATATTTGTTGAATTTAAAAGTTATATCTAGATTGAATTCTCATTATTTTCATGATTCTCATTTTGCCCCTCCCGACGCCGTGAGTTCCGGTTGGTTTAAGTTTGGCCAAGAAGTGCTTTTTTTTATACACCGTATTTTTATGCCATTTACAGATTTACTAGTCACCATCTCAATCGCATTTATTAGTATGTAATTTAAcaactaatattaaaaatattactaaGAAATGTCGAACTTATTGTACTTAGAGTGCTAATATAGATTGCATTGACTAAACAAGTAACTACTCCTAATATTAATAGTACTTATTTTATCTTTCGAACTTTAGAATAATAAACctaataatataaattgttgacaaaaaaagctaataatataaattataatttatgaaacccagtttgtaaaaaatatatatatatatataattatttttcggTGGAGTACACCCATCGAGGTAATTTACTACAACCAACTAAAATAACACATGGACTGGTCTGCTTGTTCCCCGATTTTTGAATACACCAGTGGACCAATACTGATACTTTCTTAAATATATTCGTGTAGTTCAATAAAGTTACTATACAACGAAATTTAGCATTATTTTAACACGATTTgttggtaaaaaaaataaataaactacaGAAAAACATTACTAGAGATCTGATCTCATCTCGTGATCTTTAAGCTTTATTAAGAATCATTCCCACAGTGTTTGGGAGAGAATTAATGATCTAGTCGGATTTTCTAACCACTCACAGAGAGAGGCGGACCCATTAAGCATAAATATACGACACCCTCTTAAGTTAGTAATAAGGAGTCTTTGTCATTTATGGTAAAATCCATCTCTTGACACCCTATTAATCTGAGTCCGAAACCATCCTGATACCTGTcattttgtattaaaattttgaCATCCCATAAAATAATTTCTCGGTACGCCCCTACTCACAGTAAGATATTGTTAGGGGAAAGTTTAATTTCATTAAAACGTGGGTTATTTTGAAATTACAGGATGGTGAGGCTAAAGCAAGTATGGTCAAGTGTTATGGTATTAGCCGTAGTTGTGATCGGAGCTGGAGCGGTCCCCATCACATATCTTGAATCTGCTGTGGCTAAAGGAGCCGGTacacatttctttttttttttggttccaCTACTTAATTAAGGTGTTGATTAAAGGAAAAGTTTGAGCATTCACCATATAAATGGGCATAAAAAGACTGAACCGAATGAATTAAACCACACTTCTTAACCGAGTTTAGTGCAACCAAATGGTATGAACttaaattcataaaattttaatattttcagttatatatatatcctgGAAGAAATTAGGATTGTTAGGGAAAAATAAGctatttataaattctatttgagtatataattttagaataaaatatatattgtatttataaattgtttCTGATCGAAGTCATGCCAATTTACTAGCCAATTGCtgtataattaatttgataaataaaacatacgttggttttttttggtaactggAGAccattcaattttttatttatttaccatTGGTATAATTGTTTACAACATTCGGATAGTGTGCTTGGACGGTAGCGCACCAGCGTACCATTTCGATAAAGGATCTGGCTCAGGAGTGAACAACTGGATCGTTCATATGGAGGTTAGTTGAAAATAACTTAAAGTTCTATCTTTACTAAAATTCTTATCACAAACATTGATGGAAGAACATAGCTAAGTTAACTTCATATATATGTACTAGGGAGGAGGATGGTGCACTGATATAGCTACATGCGTGAAACGTAAAACTACAATGAAGGGTTCGTCTAAGTTTATGAACAAAGACTTCGGTTTCTCCGGTATCTTGGGTGGCAAGCAAAGCACCAATCCAGGttcttaacattttttttttgtttatcaatttCATGAGTTGCTTATCATGTTTTTGATGCAATGAGTTTGATTGGATTTTGTGTCTTCGCAGACTTTTATAACTGGAACAGAATCAAAGTTCGGTATTGTGATGGTTCATCTTTCACCGGTGATATAGAAGCCGTTGATCCGGTAATTCATCAGAGTGTCACCTTTAAATTTTAGTACTTCAAATCGTTGAATCATTTAAAAGCATATTGGGGAATAATCTAACTTTAGTACTTGAAAATTTTCAGACAAACAAGCTCTTCTTCCGCGGTGCTAGGGTTTGGCGTGCGGTGATCGATGATCTTATGGCCAAGGGAATGAGCAACGCTCAAAACGTATGAACAttggaaacttcaaattttaaattcaactattgatttcttttgatatatatatttttttttttgaaattgagcattttaattatattaattttcagGCAATACTCTCCGGTTGTTCAGCCGGAGCACTGGCTGCGATTCTACATTGCGACCAATTCAAGTCCATTCTCCCCACAACAGCTAAGGTCAAGTGTGTTTCCGACGCCGGTTTCTTCATCCACGGGTAACATTCATAATCTATAGAACATCACGCAACATAAACCAAACAGCATCTTACAAAACTAAGTAACTTCttttgttaaatttgttgttttttgtaATGGATATTGGCTCAGTTGGTTATAGTTTGAACCCAGTGACCCCTCTTTCCCAAACTCGA comes from Brassica rapa cultivar Chiifu-401-42 chromosome A02, CAAS_Brap_v3.01, whole genome shotgun sequence and encodes:
- the LOC103853624 gene encoding pectin acetylesterase 11; amino-acid sequence: MVRLKQVWSSVMVLAVVVIGAGAVPITYLESAVAKGAVCLDGSAPAYHFDKGSGSGVNNWIVHMEGGGWCTDIATCVKRKTTMKGSSKFMNKDFGFSGILGGKQSTNPDFYNWNRIKVRYCDGSSFTGDIEAVDPTNKLFFRGARVWRAVIDDLMAKGMSNAQNAILSGCSAGALAAILHCDQFKSILPTTAKVKCVSDAGFFIHGKDISGGSYIESYYSKVVSTHGSAKSLPASCTSSMKPELCFFPQYVVKTMQTPLFVINAAFDSWQIKNVLAPTSVDKRKEWKDCKLDLKKCTAAQLQTVQGYRDQMLAALAPVQATTTRGLFLDSCHAHCQGGSAATWSGAQGPQVGNTKMAKAVGDWFYERSTFQNIDCPSLNCNPTCPAVSTED